A stretch of DNA from Corvus cornix cornix isolate S_Up_H32 chromosome 13, ASM73873v5, whole genome shotgun sequence:
gGACCTCCCCCGTCTTTTCGCAATGGTCTCGTCCCCGAGCTCCCCCCCCTTCTCGGTGCCTGTGGTCTCGCCCGTTGAGCTGTGCCTGGAGCGCCCCTTGCGGCCGCGTGCTGTGACGTCATCGCTCCTTCAGCCCGCCTTTTCCGTCACGGCGCTGGTGGAAGTGGCGTCACTTCCGGCCGCCGCCTGCCGGCAGCGGAGCGGAGCCGCCATGTCCACATCACTGGGCTCCAACACCTACAACCGGCAGAACTGGGAGGATGCGGTGAGCGGGGGCGGCGGCGAAGGCCCGGGACAGCCGGGACGAGCGGGCCTGCGCTGGCGGGGCCCTGCTGCGCTGCGGGAGCATGTGTGGCGGCAAGGCCGCGGAGGCGAGGAGAATGCGGGGAGGGCGGCCCCGGGCCTGGGACCGTCCCGCGGGACCCGCCACTTGCCCTGCGGACCCGCCACTTGCCCTGCGGACCCGCCACTTGCCCTGGGGACCCGCCACTTGCCCTGGGGACCCGCCACTTGCCCTGGGGACGTGCAGTTCTGCCGCCCGGGAGGGCTCAGCCGCGGCTCCCCGGCCCCTCCTTACGGCGCGGAGGGAACAAGCTGCTCTGCCGGCCCTTCCCCCGCGCCGCGGTTCGGGGCTGTGGCGGCTCGGAGCCCTTCCGGCACTGCGCGGGCTGAGCTGGGCCCCTCGTGTGCCCGTGGCCGCGTCCCTTCGAGCTGAAGCATCTCCTGAGCGGGCCCAGTGCAGACAATCGCTGCTGAGGGATAAGGGGGGCGGTGTCAGCTGCTGCGGTCCGTGCACTGACAGGTTCAGATCTCAAGAACAcgctttttgtttgtttattccaAGTTTTACTTAAAGCTACAATAGCCAGCAGATTATCATTCTATAATAGTTTGGGCCTGGGTCGTGTCTTGCAGCTCTCACGGTGTCTTTGAATCCATTTGtaacttttaatttgtttgatGAGTTAAACTAGAACATTTCTCAGAGTGTGACTTGAATGCTGTTGTGATGGCAGAGCTTGTTAAAAATTCCTGATTTCTTCTTGCTCGATTCAGGACTTCCCTATCCTGTGCCAGACATGTCTTGGAGAAAATCCCTATATTCGGATGGTATGTGCCTGTTGGACCCTGCAGTCCTTCCCTCTGTCTGTGGTGGCCCTAAAACTGTGGGTTGGGGACTAAAATAGGGCTGGGTACAAGAGGAGATGCTGAAGTGAACACACACTCCTGAATAGCTGGTTCTGCACAACAGGATCTGGTTCCAGCCATTGCTGGTGTGTAATACCATGGTTAGGGGTGTGATTATAGAACAAATCAAtcaaaaaggagaggaagatgaCACAGTCCAGTGTCTGGAGTTCaggaaataatagaaaatgaagttttagtATTGGCAAACTCCAACATGGAGAGCTGTGAGCTGCTGAAATACTAATCAGCACAATTTCTAAAATGTGACACACACCTCTAAAATTCAGTTAAAGGTGACTTATGAAGATAGTTTAAgttcctgtttgttttccttggttTCCTCTCTGCAGGGTGAGTCAGTCCATGTTAtgttgcttttctctgcctGGCCTGGTTGCCTGTGACCTACATTGACATGATCTGCTTCACATTTGTGTTCCACAAAGTTTCCTGAGAGAGATTGTGTTGTTCTTATGAAACATAACCCTAATGCTAGTATAGGTGATATTTCAAAAcctgtttgttttcatgggCTTCTTTCATGTCACATCATCTTTCCTTAAAAAGAGCTGTTAATGCTCCTTTTCGTTCTCACCTTCCATCAGTACAGAAGGTGGGActtaaaatactctgtttttAATGAATGTTTCTAAACCAAAAGTGTATTGAAAGTATTtaggattgggttttttttgtcctgttgaCTTTCCAAGGGGTAAGCCAAATACACAGGGGTGAGTGAGTCTAAATGCAGCATAATTATGAAAAACCTACTCTGTTACAGTGTCAATGatatgttttatgttttatgttGAATtgatatttcatgttttcttttactgttttttattatatttcagaccaaagaaaaatatgggaaaGAATGCAAGGTATGTTTGTGTCTTTTGAGGAAAGAATGTCAAAATAGGTGCGATCTAGgaataatacattttaatgaTTAAAAACCTGTCAGCTTCAGAAGAGTGCTTATCTGGGTTAACTTAAAATGTTTATGTAACTCCATACATTTTTAGGTCAGTCTACTTGGCTTGTTAGACAAAGTCAGTTGGTCCTAAAATAGTAAAATTATGGAGCATATCCTAAGTCTGTCTAAACAATCTTCACGTTTATCAGAATGAGGTTTTGTGAATACTGTTGTACTGTATTTGAAGTTCCTTCAGCATCTTAAATGATCTGTGTTTTCTTGTGCAAGTCTGTCGTTTTTACTCAAAAGTGCAAAATACCTGGAGTTTGGGTTCTGCTGTGCATATGTTATTCATGGCTACGTGGTGATTTGTGTAGGTTGTCTAAAAGCCACGGTTATTTCCAAGAGCAGGAAATACTCAGTATTGCCTGGACTGAGGGAAATTAAAGGAGGGTTTTGCCCTTTTATCACTTTTCGTCTGAGGTAGAGAGAAGGTATATGTTGAAATCTGTACAGATTGAGATTGTATTATGTGCTCAAGCTGTACATGCAGAGGAAGCAGATGCATCATTCCATGAGATGAGAGGGAGCATCACTCTTCTGGACCAAAGATCTCATAACCTCTCCCGggttgctgctgtgctggtgcctgaTGTATCCATCATTGTAATTCATCTCTAGAAGCTCCACACTGACATCACCTGGAATCAAAGAGAATTTCTGTGTCTTTGAGTAGATCTGCACTCGGGTTATTGtgataaatacaaagaaaaacaacaagaaaaagaacTTCCCTAAAATTTTCTCTTGTCAAAGTAAAGCCCCAAACAGAAACAAGTATTTCCTGAGCTCTGTGTCTTAGCTTTAGGACAAAGAAGTTGTATTTATGGTTTGAAGAGGCTGGGTGAGTTTGGAGTTTGTTTCCATGCAAGAAGCAGAAGCTGTGTTGTCTTTCTGTCCCAGATTTGTGCCAGGCCTTTCACAGTGTTCCGCTGGTGCCCCGGGGTGCGGATGCGCTTCAAGAAGACAGAAGTGTGCCAGACCTGCAGCAAGCTGAAGAACGTCTGTCAGACCTGCCTGCTGGACCTGGAATATGGTGTGTACCCAAAAACCTGATCCAAGACAAGGAGCTGCCCTCTGAAATGGGATGTGGTGAAATGACTTTAAATGTGTGCATGTAACTGGCACTGGACAGCCTTTGAGAAGAACAGGTCTTGGGGGTCATGTCTCTTCAGAGGTTCAAGGACAGAGTGgtttccctgagcagcagatgAGTTATCTGTGGTCACTGCAGGTTGCAGAAATCActgtttctgctctttcagctTGTTCTTCATATGgatttgttgggggttttttgtttcattttaggTTTGCCTATCCAAGTCCGGGATGCAGGACTCTCCCTTAAAGATGAAATGCCTAAATCTGATGTGAACAAAGAATACTACACCCAGAACATGGAGCGAGAGGTAAGTGTAGCCATGATCATGCTTTTTGTGTGGCTGCgtgtggggaggaaaggggagcaATGACCTAGCTTCTCTTAAAATCACTTTTAATCAGAATGCTCTGATTCTGTGCATTAGTGTTCAGTGCTGATACACACATAATTATTTGTGTTCTACCTGCTTTTAGATAGCCAATTCTGATGGCACTAGACCAGTTGGTGCACTAGGAAAAGCTACTTCTACCAGTGACATGCTGCTGAAGCTGGCCCGAACCACTCCGTACTACAAACGCAACCGTCCTCACATCTGTTCCTTCTGGGTAAAAGGGGAGTGCAAGAGAGGAGAGGAGTGTCCCTACAGGTACAGACACAGCTTGAACAGTCAATCTGTTCACCACAGTCAGATGCTGCTTCCCTTGGAGATGCTGCAGTGGGCAGGAGACACACTACAGTGATTGGGGTCAGGGCAAAACTTGAATCCAGTGCCAGAAAATGAATCTCTGTGGTGGCAGGTTGGTTTGTAAGAAGTTGGCTGTGTGATTTGCCAAAGCAGTGACTGCAGCTCTTCTCTTGTGTAGttcatttttccccttcatgGCATTAGTCCCCTCAAGCAGAGATCTTTGTATTTGAACAAGAGGGTGTTTCAAACCCAGCTCTTGTGTTATGCAGTGCTGGGTGTTGAGCTGTCTGAAGTGCCATTCATTCAGAACTTGATGCAGTCCTGGCTGCAGTTGAAGTTTTCAGGGCTTTGTTCCATTTTGGCATGTTTATGTGGACAGGGTTAAGGATATAATTGACCTGAGGCCTTGAGAAGGGAAACTGGCAGCTGCAGTCATTTTAATCCGTTCAGTCATCCCCAATGCTATAAAATCCTATGTTTATTGAACCTTAGACATGAGAAACCTACAGATCCAGACGATCCTCTGGCTGACCAGAACATCAAAGATCGTTACTATGGAATTAATGATCCTGTGGCTGACAAACTTCTGAAACGAGCATCAACCATGCCTCGTCTAGATCCTCCTGAAGACAAGACTATTACTACACTGTATGTTGGAGGGCTTGGAGATACCATCACTGAATCAGATCTCAGGTGTGTTGGTGAATTTGTATTGCCCTTGCCTTTTTGTTTGACGCTTTGATAACAGCTCTTCAAGtgaggaacaaaaataaatctggctttcagtttttcttaatGGGGAACTGGTTGGTGGGCAGGTGCAGAGGAGTGCCAGCTTGTTGGAGAACAAACAGGCACATTTCAAATGCTTTGATTGAAATCTATTTCTTTAAAGATGAGTCATCCTTCTGAGCTGTTTGGGATACTGTGTAACCCTTTTTACAAGGAAGTTCTGTATCCTCTAGCTACCTACTGAGAGAAGCTGGTGCAGAGCTTTTATTGCTTCATAATTGCGCAGAGGGCTAATTatgattgattgattgatcCTTGATTTCTAATGATTAGATTGAACAGGGggtggagaagagaaagtttcTGAGCATACCTCTATTTCACCTGCCCTGCACTCTGTGACTAGGGGGAGTGGGGAATCATagtcaatttttttccccatgcagaAATCACTTCTACCAGTTTGGGGAGATCCGGACGATAACAGTGGTGCAGAGGCAGCAATGTGCTTTCATCCAGTTTGCCACCAGacaggctgcagaggtggctgctgAGAAATCCTTCAACAAACTCATTGTCAACGGCCGCAGGCTCAACGTCAAATGGGGAAGGTGAGTGTAGGGGGAAGAAGCCTGGAGGATGCAAGgttcttttctctgtttacaGTGTTGATGAGCAGGATTGGCTATTATGCAGAAGTAGTTACTTGTTTGGTAAATAATTGGGGTCCTCttgcattttggttttctttttacactgGGATCTGGGTTGGAGATAACACAAGTTGGAGATAACACAAGTAGCATAAGGGATTTCTTGGTTGAGGGTTATGGATGAGTTTTGGTAGCTTTGTTCCTAGTCCATCTCCTGTAGGCACTGTTTGCAAACTTGGTGCCATCTGTCTGATGTTCTGTGAGTTTTTCATCTTTGGCCTGAAGAAATGGATCTGGAATAGATAATGTGAAACTACTGTGGTGTAAATACCTCCTTATCCTGCTTTTCTCATCTTTATTCTCAAActtctgtctgtttttcagGTCCCaggcagcaagaggaaaagaaaaggacaaggaAGGCACTACAGAATCTGGGATAAAGCTGGAGCCAGTTCCAGGGCTTCCTGGAGGTAAGGGAGTTGTATTAATCTCTGAAACACTTAATGCTGACCCACTTCCATGAGCAAGGCTGCTGTTAAACTTCTGGGAGCAGTGACACCTCAGGATGGTAGAGGCAGTGGTGAGCCCAGAGCAGTTAAAGCAGGTTTGCAGCAGATCCAGCTGGATGGGAGATGAGTTTTGTCTAGGAGCAAGTCCTTGATGAAAAGAGAGTTCTTTATGTGATGAGTGAAAAGTTAAAGATGAACTCAACTTAGTTAGGTCAGAGATACTGGCAACCCACACTTTTTAGAAGTCTTCTTAGTCTACTGGGCGAtgatggaaaaagcaaagctggtTTCAGATGAAGGAAGTTGGTAACTGGGGTTTCAGGGCAGTTCTGCTTTGCACTCCAGTTCATACATGCAacattcatttttcccttttgaaagcATGGGTTGTGCTCCCTCTCTGGAGGCAGACCCTCTGCTTGTCTTGCCTGAGAGGTTTTCCATAGCTGTATGTACTTTCTCTGCAGCCCTCccccctcctccagctgcagaagaggaggCTTCTGCAAATTACTTCAATCTACCTCCAAGTGGTCCTTCTGCCGTGGTGAACATTgccctgccacctcctcctggCATCGCTCCACCACCGCCTCCAGGTACTTGTGTTTCCCGCTCAAGTGGGGGTGTGAAATTCAGTGTTAGATGGTCTCTTCCTCCTTGCCAGGCCGTGCTGCAGCACTGATGCATGCCCTGAGCTGATTTTCCTCATCCGTGATCACACAGTGTAAACGGATGATCTAAACTGAGCTGTCAGCACAGTTTAATTAAACTGAGCTGCCTGTTGTGGTTGGTATTTGCTTGCAAATTCCCAGGCATGTTGGAGATCCCTGTTATTGGTACTGAGACCTACTCAGTGCTTTTGCTGGCTGTGTAAATGCCACATTAACCCAGACTTCAAAGGGTAATTTTGCAGCTGTTTGAATGCCAGCGTGTCCTTGGCTCTCTGTGTATCTATCCagagatgcttttattttttaatggaattttggACTCTTGTGAATGcatttgctctgctctgtggttgAGTAGAAAACATTCAGATGGGTATTACAGACACCTGCCTGGTTCCCCCACCAGCTTTTATCTGCGAGTAAGGATGTGTATTGGGTAGGGATTGCCCCTAGTTGTACTGAAAAGAGGGGCAGGAGTTCAGGGAAGATGGGAGGTGTGCACATTTGTGAGGCACAGCTGTCAGCCAGCTGTGGTGTCAGTACTTTGAAGCAgcagtacacacacacactgggtTTTCTGTTGCTTTGCCTGAAGCAGCCAACTCTGTTTCTGCAGGTTTCGGACCACACATGTTCCACGCCATGGGACCCCCACCTCCCTTCATGAGAGCCCCAGGCCCCATCCACTACCCATCCCAGGATCCCCAGAGGATGGGTGCCCACGCAGGAAAGCACAGCAGCCCCTAGCACATCCTGCCACCGTCATCCTTGAAGTAAATGTTATTTTCTAGTTACCATGGTAGCACGATATGTTGAGCTGTGGGTGAGCTAGAGACGCCTTATTTCCCTGCTTGCAGCCACAGGGCAAGCTGAGCTCCGTGTCTCCGCTTATAATTGAATTCTTGATACGTCCCAGGTCTTTCTATTAGTGtggggggtgggtgggggaCAGACAGAAGGGCTGTCGGGGGTCTGTGGGTCTGGGGTACCAGAATTACAGTGCTGTCTGTGTATCCCATTGGCACACTTTTGAAATaaacttctggaaaaacaaaactaaatgcTTTTCAAGCCTGTTGATACCCTCAGTCAGAAGGTTATGGACTGTTAAAATGTAACCAGAGACTCTTCTCTATCAGATAACTAATGACATATTATTCTAATGAGGTATTAAACCAGGACTGAGTAAGAGTTGAAAAACAAGTTCAGCAGACCTGCCAAACCCATGGCTTGGCCTTACCACTACACAAAatcttcccctctcctttaTCCTGACTTCTTGattaaaaaagacaagaaaacaaatcctttttTAGTGCATCACTTTTAATCCTGTACATCCTGAGCAGGACGAATGCTGGGTCAAGCGAGCAGCCCCCAGGCAGTGCGGGCATGACATGGAGTGACAGGTCAGCAGTTGTCTGATTTAGCCAGGTGACAGCCCCCTCAGTGGCCCCAGAGCCTGGGCTTGTGCTGCCTGCatctgcagggcagggcaggatgcaGTTGCAAGCTGCTCTTGAGGAGATTTGGGATTCTCAAGGCCTGTGAGACACTGTCCCTGTAAGCTGTGACATGGGTCCTACTTCATCTTGCTTTGATAAGATGTGAAACTCTTCTTTCTGTGCTCCAAGTGTAGTGGttgcctgggagcagctgtatcctgcctgcagcctgctgcTGAGTGAGGTCTGTGTACGTGTGGCTGGAGGATTTTAGGTTTATCTCCATATTAGCTGCTTTCATGCAGTGAATCTGTGGATGTCTTTGTAACAGGATGGGGCCCGTTCTGAAGtttcatttgcttgttttttaaaaagtacataaaatatttgaatttttcaaCACTGTGCTTTGACCCAGCTTCCTGGAGCACAGTGTCTGAGGACTTGGTCTGTTTTTTATGtgactgcagccacagccaagATCCTACATGGGCAAGGACAGGCACGTCAGATTTTAGTTTCATGTGCTGTCCTGTACAGTGCCACTGGGTCCCATCAtggtgccagccctgccagcctgTCAGAGGAGGTGTAGCACT
This window harbors:
- the RBM22 gene encoding pre-mRNA-splicing factor RBM22; amino-acid sequence: MSTSLGSNTYNRQNWEDADFPILCQTCLGENPYIRMTKEKYGKECKICARPFTVFRWCPGVRMRFKKTEVCQTCSKLKNVCQTCLLDLEYGLPIQVRDAGLSLKDEMPKSDVNKEYYTQNMEREIANSDGTRPVGALGKATSTSDMLLKLARTTPYYKRNRPHICSFWVKGECKRGEECPYRHEKPTDPDDPLADQNIKDRYYGINDPVADKLLKRASTMPRLDPPEDKTITTLYVGGLGDTITESDLRNHFYQFGEIRTITVVQRQQCAFIQFATRQAAEVAAEKSFNKLIVNGRRLNVKWGRSQAARGKEKDKEGTTESGIKLEPVPGLPGALPPPPAAEEEASANYFNLPPSGPSAVVNIALPPPPGIAPPPPPGFGPHMFHAMGPPPPFMRAPGPIHYPSQDPQRMGAHAGKHSSP